A single genomic interval of uncultured Pseudodesulfovibrio sp. harbors:
- a CDS encoding class I SAM-dependent methyltransferase: protein MNHQRHRQCRGTTPVRKGYGPTSFWLQDPKAVFDHLALQEGTVFVDAGCGAGEYSLFAAGLLGEKGRVIALDTVKTSIEQLNVLALEEGKTNVTGHVCDITAPLPLETGSVDVLMLSTVLHIKSVRDQAESMFSEFRRALRPDGMLAVLECKKEEANFGPPLHSRLSAEDVEALAAPCGFEKHSELLLEHTYLACFQPR from the coding sequence ATGAATCACCAGCGTCACCGGCAATGCAGGGGGACGACCCCTGTCCGCAAAGGGTACGGCCCCACCAGCTTCTGGCTTCAGGATCCGAAAGCGGTCTTCGACCATCTGGCCCTGCAAGAAGGCACGGTCTTCGTGGACGCAGGGTGCGGCGCAGGGGAATACTCCCTGTTCGCCGCAGGCCTGCTGGGGGAAAAAGGGCGCGTCATCGCTCTGGACACGGTCAAGACGTCAATCGAACAACTAAACGTCCTTGCCCTTGAGGAGGGCAAGACAAACGTAACGGGCCACGTATGCGACATCACGGCCCCGCTCCCTCTGGAAACGGGCAGCGTGGATGTGCTCATGCTGAGCACCGTGCTGCACATAAAAAGCGTACGCGATCAGGCGGAAAGCATGTTCTCCGAATTCAGGAGAGCGCTGCGCCCGGACGGGATGCTGGCCGTACTGGAATGCAAAAAGGAAGAAGCCAATTTCGGCCCGCCCCTTCATTCCCGGCTGTCAGCAGAAGATGTCGAGGCGCTGGCCGCGCCCTGCGGCTTCGAAAAACACTCCGAACTGCTTCTGGAACACACCTATCTGGCATGCTTTCAACCTCGATAA
- a CDS encoding class I SAM-dependent methyltransferase — MTTNTKVRRAFTGDHVQQYDMKSQKANWLDPEIVFGLAYRDTAPGETILDVGIGTGLASVLFHKAGLRVKGMDFSSEMLGICRQKSFASELAEHDVSVSPYPFADESVHHAVCTGVMHLFSDLDVIFSEVSRIMKKGGVFAFVVAHQDDGDSGERPFHGRTCRPGVTFHFHSPSSLNRLGERCGFEPVRSLRFTSASIGRREMEYRACVVRKV, encoded by the coding sequence ATGACAACTAATACAAAGGTCAGAAGGGCTTTTACCGGCGACCATGTGCAGCAGTATGACATGAAATCGCAGAAGGCCAACTGGCTGGACCCGGAGATTGTTTTCGGACTGGCGTATAGGGACACTGCCCCGGGGGAGACCATCCTTGATGTGGGGATCGGAACGGGGTTGGCCTCTGTCCTGTTTCACAAGGCAGGGCTTCGTGTGAAAGGAATGGATTTTTCAAGCGAGATGCTCGGGATTTGCCGGCAGAAGTCTTTTGCGTCCGAATTGGCGGAACACGATGTGTCTGTTTCGCCGTACCCGTTTGCCGATGAATCGGTTCACCACGCCGTATGCACCGGAGTCATGCATCTTTTCAGCGATCTGGACGTGATTTTTTCCGAGGTGTCCCGCATTATGAAAAAGGGAGGCGTTTTCGCTTTCGTGGTCGCACATCAGGATGACGGGGATTCCGGCGAGCGTCCGTTTCATGGCCGTACCTGTCGTCCCGGTGTCACCTTTCATTTCCATTCTCCGTCTTCCCTGAACCGGTTGGGTGAACGTTGCGGTTTCGAGCCTGTCCGTTCCCTGCGCTTTACTTCCGCTTCTATCGGGAGGCGGGAGATGGAGTACCGAGCGTGTGTTGTACGAAAGGTTTGA
- a CDS encoding MFS transporter: MYLCQAIPLGYVFGSLPVIMRESRMSLEGIGGLFILHLPWAFKFIYASWVDKTYFPALGRRRSWIFPLQWVGAGLLLVASQTPPETHYGAMYAVLMLLNIVMATNDIAVDGYATDILKPSERRWGNSVQAGARYVGMIFGGGLMLFLHSSMGWQFLCLTLAAVVFLLSLPVLLHREMKPVRAVSFGGIEKAGVVAFLRRKDILWLLPVLIAPTAFAFCGFQMRAPMFVDLGLDSKTIGRLLMHYGYPAGLAGTILSGWLLHRAGRDLFMRCFCLLSITLAVSSVYWAQQGGISLWMAAVALSMDSILMGGIQVWGFTLMMRACAGPNAGTGFAVLSSLYIIFPLAMAPFIGKLGDNSGFAFLYTLLAGCMVLGFFVAEASLRFSRNIVNRSVGPEAVVAGISKSKGGMLPVCEEVNNDN, from the coding sequence ATGTATTTGTGCCAAGCTATTCCGCTTGGCTATGTATTCGGGAGTCTTCCCGTCATCATGCGTGAGAGCCGGATGTCGCTTGAAGGCATCGGCGGGCTGTTCATTTTGCATCTGCCGTGGGCGTTCAAGTTCATTTATGCGTCATGGGTGGACAAGACCTATTTCCCGGCGTTGGGGCGACGTCGATCATGGATATTTCCTTTGCAATGGGTGGGGGCCGGCCTGTTGCTGGTCGCATCGCAGACACCTCCGGAGACGCATTACGGAGCCATGTATGCGGTGTTGATGCTGCTCAATATCGTGATGGCCACTAATGACATTGCCGTGGATGGCTATGCCACTGACATCCTGAAGCCGTCCGAGAGGCGGTGGGGGAATTCGGTGCAGGCCGGTGCGCGGTATGTGGGCATGATTTTCGGTGGCGGTCTGATGCTGTTTCTGCACTCGTCCATGGGGTGGCAGTTCCTGTGCCTGACGCTTGCCGCGGTGGTTTTCCTGCTCAGCCTTCCTGTGCTGCTGCATAGGGAAATGAAACCCGTCAGGGCTGTTTCCTTCGGAGGGATTGAAAAGGCGGGGGTGGTGGCTTTTCTTCGCCGAAAAGACATTCTTTGGCTGTTGCCGGTGCTGATCGCCCCGACGGCCTTTGCCTTTTGCGGATTTCAGATGCGGGCACCGATGTTCGTGGATTTGGGGCTGGACTCCAAGACTATCGGGCGGCTGCTCATGCACTACGGTTATCCGGCTGGTCTGGCCGGGACCATCCTGAGCGGTTGGCTGCTGCACCGGGCCGGACGGGATTTGTTCATGCGGTGCTTCTGCCTGCTTTCCATCACGCTTGCAGTGTCTTCGGTCTACTGGGCGCAGCAGGGCGGTATCTCCCTGTGGATGGCTGCCGTTGCCTTGTCGATGGACAGCATTCTCATGGGCGGTATTCAGGTCTGGGGTTTCACTCTCATGATGCGTGCCTGTGCAGGCCCTAACGCCGGAACGGGGTTTGCGGTCCTGAGCAGTCTGTACATCATATTCCCTCTGGCCATGGCTCCATTTATCGGGAAACTGGGCGACAACAGCGGGTTTGCCTTCCTTTACACCCTGCTGGCCGGTTGCATGGTTTTGGGGTTTTTCGTTGCGGAGGCCTCTCTGCGGTTTTCGCGGAACATCGTGAATCGAAGCGTCGGCCCCGAAGCCGTGGTTGCCGGTATTTCCAAATCAAAGGGCGGCATGCTGCCTGTTTGCGAAGAGGTGAACAATGACAACTAA
- a CDS encoding AraC family transcriptional regulator, whose translation MNNTTYFHDKSCGHPKGGVAAKMPVRDFPSMGCREKGELLQSMWQEYHVRPGLSVSVFDAFSDEDFSFHYRKENSFVDFGFFLEGDFVNDMRDTPIGSLKVNNRAGTGGIGFFRHMSGTVSIPAGKKTRIVHMHVLPDVLFSMLDEDAGCAPSCLRRTLEQKGAADFSVQRRLSPKVQAAANELFFGVRNNFGVRLYMEGKALELLGLTLADGDCPMQRSAHSLCPRERDVIHVIRKELEDRFTSPPTLAELAENHHMGVHKIQAGFKELYGVSVFGFIKEYKLQKAKMYFEEGDMNVSEVAWAIGYTNLSHFSTAYRKRFGVLPKAYLKSIRATTYNHMARVS comes from the coding sequence TTGAACAATACTACTTATTTTCACGACAAAAGCTGTGGTCATCCCAAAGGTGGTGTAGCTGCGAAAATGCCGGTTCGCGATTTCCCTTCAATGGGGTGCCGGGAGAAGGGCGAACTCCTTCAGTCGATGTGGCAGGAGTACCATGTGCGTCCGGGGTTGTCCGTCAGCGTATTTGACGCGTTTTCGGACGAGGATTTTTCCTTTCATTATCGCAAGGAAAACTCGTTCGTGGATTTCGGTTTTTTTCTTGAGGGCGATTTCGTGAACGACATGCGGGATACTCCGATCGGAAGCCTCAAGGTGAATAACCGGGCCGGAACAGGTGGGATAGGTTTTTTTCGTCATATGTCCGGTACGGTGAGCATCCCGGCCGGGAAGAAAACACGCATCGTCCATATGCATGTGCTGCCGGATGTCCTTTTCTCCATGCTTGACGAGGATGCGGGGTGTGCGCCGTCCTGCCTCAGGAGAACGTTGGAGCAGAAAGGGGCTGCGGATTTTTCCGTTCAACGTCGCCTGTCTCCCAAAGTGCAGGCGGCTGCCAATGAACTGTTTTTCGGTGTAAGAAACAACTTCGGCGTCAGGCTTTACATGGAGGGCAAGGCGCTTGAACTGCTGGGATTGACCCTAGCGGACGGGGATTGCCCCATGCAGAGGAGCGCGCACTCTCTCTGTCCCCGCGAGCGCGATGTGATTCATGTTATCCGCAAGGAGCTTGAGGACCGGTTTACCTCACCCCCGACATTGGCAGAGCTTGCTGAAAACCATCATATGGGCGTTCACAAGATTCAGGCCGGTTTCAAGGAATTGTACGGAGTGTCCGTTTTCGGCTTCATCAAGGAATACAAGCTGCAAAAGGCGAAGATGTATTTCGAGGAAGGCGACATGAACGTCAGTGAGGTGGCCTGGGCAATCGGATATACCAACCTCAGCCATTTTAGCACTGCCTACAGGAAACGCTTCGGCGTACTTCCCAAGGCGTATCTGAAGTCCATCCGGGCAACTACCTACAATCATATGGCTCGTGTTTCCTGA
- a CDS encoding polysaccharide deacetylase family protein encodes MSALRVTLFIFASFLFILGGCSGKKAAGPESFGSEKLLHTLWFDEQLAGADSDVARATLADPDLRPPLRTRPVHVLPQVPPELQQVIVRVVPENGRKVMALTFDLCERAPHLAGYQKDIVNYLRSEGVKATFFAGGKWMQSHPEKAMQLMADPLFEVGNHAWTHGNFALMNEAEVREQVDWTQAQYEVLYERLQAWAKKRGMAGEMGKVPSCLRVLRLPYGRNNEHTAEILASMGLPMIQWSIEGEQDELERTVEQLMQWDLDNVQPGAIILMHANAVPKKTHKLVPRLVPELKKLGYEFVTVSELLKMGPVETVKDGYFTEPGDNLYVDDLFGGKGTLGRIK; translated from the coding sequence ATGTCTGCGCTTCGAGTTACGCTCTTCATTTTCGCTTCCTTCCTGTTCATTCTCGGTGGTTGTAGCGGTAAAAAGGCCGCTGGGCCTGAGTCATTCGGCTCGGAAAAGCTGCTTCATACCTTGTGGTTTGATGAACAACTGGCCGGAGCTGACAGCGATGTGGCCCGTGCCACTTTGGCTGACCCGGATTTGCGCCCACCGCTGCGAACTCGGCCTGTCCATGTCCTGCCTCAGGTTCCACCCGAGTTGCAGCAGGTCATCGTGCGTGTCGTTCCGGAAAATGGCCGCAAGGTCATGGCGCTGACCTTTGATCTTTGCGAACGTGCTCCTCATCTGGCGGGGTATCAGAAGGACATCGTCAACTACCTGCGGAGCGAAGGTGTGAAGGCCACGTTCTTTGCCGGGGGCAAATGGATGCAAAGCCATCCGGAAAAGGCCATGCAGCTCATGGCCGATCCTCTTTTCGAGGTGGGGAATCACGCTTGGACTCATGGCAATTTCGCCTTGATGAACGAGGCCGAAGTGCGGGAGCAGGTGGATTGGACGCAGGCCCAGTATGAGGTGCTGTACGAGCGATTGCAGGCGTGGGCGAAGAAGCGTGGCATGGCCGGTGAAATGGGCAAGGTGCCATCTTGTCTCCGGGTGCTGCGCCTGCCGTATGGCCGCAACAATGAACATACCGCAGAAATATTGGCCTCCATGGGGCTGCCCATGATTCAGTGGTCCATAGAAGGCGAACAGGATGAACTGGAGCGTACCGTGGAGCAACTGATGCAGTGGGATTTGGACAATGTCCAGCCCGGAGCCATTATCCTCATGCACGCCAATGCCGTACCCAAAAAGACGCACAAACTGGTGCCGAGGCTGGTCCCGGAGCTGAAGAAGCTGGGATATGAGTTCGTTACCGTGAGCGAGCTGCTGAAAATGGGGCCCGTGGAAACGGTGAAAGACGGCTATTTCACCGAGCCGGGTGACAACCTGTATGTGGACGACCTTTTCGGCGGCAAGGGGACACTTGGTCGCATCAAGTAG